The region ttggctcgcgccctcgtcaccagaccaactgtaactagacttggatctttagtcttggtgtcctcatcactctCTTTCTCCCACTTTTAACATGACCTTCTCTAGAACCCATTCGACCACGACCCACCACAAACTGAGCATCTTGTCCTTCAAAATAAAAATCCTTGCGGAAGTCATTACTCTTCCCATTCTCATCAATCGCAGATTACTTTTTATCACGCAATTCCTCTTGAAAAGCCTCCCTTTCTTCATCTACTAAAGCACTCTTCCCAGTTGTATATCCATTCTCGGCCTCTGAAGCATTACAAGAGTTAACGTGATCTCTTTGTGAATAACGCTTTCGGTCCAATGCCCTTAGTGGCACTACAGCCTTTATCAATTGGGCTGCCCACTGCATTAAatgttatataatattatattgagGTTTTGTAAGTCCAAagcaaattaaattaaaagcaaGTCCTCATTTTaactgatttttttttaacattttatattaaagattttTTCTTCTTCCTGTTTCAACTATGAACATAGAACAAAGAATAATTACGCAAGAACAAATAAcaaaacaaaggtaagaaaatccTAAACATATATTGTATGAACACTCAATAGAAACCCAAAAAAATAAGTACGAACATTGAATTGAATGGAAAACAAGAAATTTGACTAACAAATTTGATGAAGAGGTTAGACCCGCCATCAGTCGTCCTTGCCATCCATGGCAACCCAACGAACCCATCCCCATATCTGAGCCCTAATATgtagaaaaataaaatagattTGCAACTGTTCCTTGCCCTCTGTTTATCAAAGTCTATCACCTGTCGTCCAAAGCAAGCCTCACCCATCCCTCGGTTCGCAAAAGTCCGACAACGGTTACCTTCGGCGAGCCTAACCCATCTGTTCATTCACGAGATCTAGCAGCCTTCTGCTTGCCTTCGTGCCGTCACTGAATCAGCCTCCCGCCAACCA is a window of Humulus lupulus chromosome 4, drHumLupu1.1, whole genome shotgun sequence DNA encoding:
- the LOC133830914 gene encoding uncharacterized protein LOC133830914 gives rise to the protein MNRWVRLAEGNRCRTFANRGMGEACFGRQVIDFDKQRARNSCKSILFFYILGLRYGDGFVGLPWMARTTDGGSNLFIKFWAAQLIKAVVPLRALDRKRYSQRDHVNSCNASEAENGYTTGKSALVDEEREAFQEELRDKK